The following coding sequences lie in one Carassius carassius chromosome 1, fCarCar2.1, whole genome shotgun sequence genomic window:
- the fam234b gene encoding protein FAM234B isoform X2, whose translation MAASLSRALKLPGKKGPDLGEYDPLTQADSEDETEDDDLVLNYPRNGLNPAVADLTGEQELDEEEELREGAGHDVGSGRSQGGATEEKAARVRGAMRSAAFLLPLSCAALLVLLCAFLIPCPQRAPLQTQWERELGDTAGVTSPPIALWDMDGDGLDDVLIAVTNISNDSQPMNTQSKEYSVWALSGVGGQLLWRKSLREPLISVQCGLQTGSSDPLHSSACVLISSGHVIAINASTGWTLWTTAVGDVESHAVLLPDLQGDAFPDLLIATLPEEKVSDLALVLISGRSGALIGRPVNFNLTAQGKLIGPLLHETQAGAYYVLFGLGTVEAVSLSLIYSRATGQTAASRVRLKEPSWERLRKSNSSSLIHISSVSEQVDFLLSLVVGSCQRLRNLDGVSALNCSRSDWIVLSNSSRRLSVLRASDTRPVWSLGLASLRTRPAAGHFNDDGVPDLLIHQSANGVRKVKIVDGARGRSLWEAEFVCPRLAVEDSSVLTASGQSVFLFWAGDPLAQPQNVSKVAEPVLRKLFLLHPKYPTILLELSSTTDTILSAAVSYQAQQKDASYISVSSRPSAGRALGAQMLQMLSLRAAVADARILQLTDTDKPSAFQLRKIFRRLAFRQ comes from the exons ATGGCTGCGTCTCTGTCCCGTGCTCTGAAATTACCGG gtaagAAGGGCCCGGATCTGGGCGAGTATGACCCGCTCACACAGGCTGACAGCGAGGATGAGACGGAGGACGATGATCTGGTTCTGAATTATCCTCGTAACGGTCTGAACCCAGCGGTGGCTGATCTGACGGGCGAGCAGGAgttggatgaggaggaggagctgAGGGAGGGGGCGGGGCATGATGTGGGGTCTGGGCGGAGTCAGGGCGGAGCCACGGAGGAGAAGGCGGCGCGGGTGCGAGGGGCGATGAGATCCGCAGCGTTCCTGCTGCCGCTGTCCTGCGCCGCTCTGCTGGTGCTGCTGTGTGCGTTTCTCATCCCCTGCCCACAGAGGGCGCCGCTCCAGACGCAGTGGGAGAGAGAGCTCGGAGACACAGCCG GCGTGACCTCACCtcccattgcattgtgggatatggATGGGGACGGACTGGACGACGTTTTGATTGCTGTTACGAACATCTCCAACGACAGCCAGCCAATGAACACACAGAGCAAAG agtacAGCGTGTGGGCTCTCAGCGGCGTCGGGGGCCAGCTGCTCTGGAGGAAGTCGCTCAGAGAGCCGTTGATCTCTGTTCAGTGTGGACTCCAGACAGGAAGTTCAGATCCACTGCACTCGTCTGCCTGCGTCCTAATCAGCTCGGGTCACGTGATCGCCATCAACGCCTCCACAG GATGGACGTTGTGGACGACGGCTGTAGGAGATGTGGAGTCTCACGCTGTTCTGCTGCCGGATCTACAGGGAGACGCCTTTCCAGACCTGCTGATCGCAACACTGCCGGAGGAAAAG GTGTCTGATCTAGCTCTGGTCCTGATCTCTGGCCGCTCGGGTGCTCTGATTGGCCGGCCGGTGAACTTTAACCTCACGGCTCAGGGGAAGCTGATTGGTCCGCTGCTGCACGAGACGCAAGCAGGAGCCTACTACGTGCTGTTCGGactgg gtacgGTGGAGGccgtctccctctccctcatctaCAGTAGAGCGACGGGTCAGACGGCAGCGTCTCGAGTTCGTCTGAAGGAGCCCAGCTGGGAGCGTCTGAGGAAGAGCAACTCGTCCTCACTCATTCACATCAGCAG tgtctCTGAGCAGGTGGACTTCCTGCTCTCTCTGGTGGTGGGCTCATGTCAGCGTCTCAGGAATCTGGATGGAGTGTCAGCGCTGAACTGCAGTCGCAGTGACTGGATTGTGCTGAGTAACTCCAGCAGACGTCTGTCTGTGCTGAGAGCCAGCGACACTCGGCCCGTCTGGAGCCTAGGCCTCGCCTCCTTGCGCAC tCGTCCCGCAGCGGGCCACTTTAATGACGACGGCGTTCCTGATCTGCTCATTCATCAGTCAGCCAATGGTGTGAGGAAG GTGAAGATTGTGGATGGCGCGCGGGGGCGGAGCCTGTGGGAGGCAGAGTTTGTGTGTCCTCGTCTGGCGGTGGAGGATTCGTCGGTCCTGACGGCTTCCGGCCAATCGGTGTTCCTCTTCTGGGCGGGGGATCCGCTGGCGCAGCCGCAGAACGTCTCCAAG GTGGCAGAGCCGGTGCTCCGCAAGCTCTTCCTGCTCCACCCGAAGTATCCCACAATCCTCCTGGAGCTCAGCAGCACCACAGACACCATCCTCAGCGCCGCCG tgAGCTACCAGGCGCAGCAGAAGGACGCGTCCTACATCAGTGTGTCGTCTCGTCCCTCGGCCGGCCGTGCTCTCGGTGCTCAGATGCTGCAGATGCTCAGTCTGAGAGCGGCCGTCGCAGATGCCAGGATCCTTCAgctgacagacacagacaaaccCAGCGCTTTCCAGCTGCGCAAGATCTTCAGACGCCTGGCCTTCAGACAG TGA
- the fam234b gene encoding protein FAM234B isoform X1 — protein MAASLSRALKLPGKKGPDLGEYDPLTQADSEDETEDDDLVLNYPRNGLNPAVADLTGEQELDEEEELREGAGHDVGSGRSQGGATEEKAARVRGAMRSAAFLLPLSCAALLVLLCAFLIPCPQRAPLQTQWERELGDTAGVTSPPIALWDMDGDGLDDVLIAVTNISNDSQPMNTQSKEYSVWALSGVGGQLLWRKSLREPLISVQCGLQTGSSDPLHSSACVLISSGHVIAINASTGWTLWTTAVGDVESHAVLLPDLQGDAFPDLLIATLPEEKVSDLALVLISGRSGALIGRPVNFNLTAQGKLIGPLLHETQAGAYYVLFGLGTVEAVSLSLIYSRATGQTAASRVRLKEPSWERLRKSNSSSLIHISSVSEQVDFLLSLVVGSCQRLRNLDGVSALNCSRSDWIVLSNSSRRLSVLRASDTRPVWSLGLASLRTRPAAGHFNDDGVPDLLIHQSANGVRKVKIVDGARGRSLWEAEFVCPRLAVEDSSVLTASGQSVFLFWAGDPLAQPQNVSKATPLCRSHDWHKCSEQRLIGCVRVPQVAEPVLRKLFLLHPKYPTILLELSSTTDTILSAAVSYQAQQKDASYISVSSRPSAGRALGAQMLQMLSLRAAVADARILQLTDTDKPSAFQLRKIFRRLAFRQ, from the exons ATGGCTGCGTCTCTGTCCCGTGCTCTGAAATTACCGG gtaagAAGGGCCCGGATCTGGGCGAGTATGACCCGCTCACACAGGCTGACAGCGAGGATGAGACGGAGGACGATGATCTGGTTCTGAATTATCCTCGTAACGGTCTGAACCCAGCGGTGGCTGATCTGACGGGCGAGCAGGAgttggatgaggaggaggagctgAGGGAGGGGGCGGGGCATGATGTGGGGTCTGGGCGGAGTCAGGGCGGAGCCACGGAGGAGAAGGCGGCGCGGGTGCGAGGGGCGATGAGATCCGCAGCGTTCCTGCTGCCGCTGTCCTGCGCCGCTCTGCTGGTGCTGCTGTGTGCGTTTCTCATCCCCTGCCCACAGAGGGCGCCGCTCCAGACGCAGTGGGAGAGAGAGCTCGGAGACACAGCCG GCGTGACCTCACCtcccattgcattgtgggatatggATGGGGACGGACTGGACGACGTTTTGATTGCTGTTACGAACATCTCCAACGACAGCCAGCCAATGAACACACAGAGCAAAG agtacAGCGTGTGGGCTCTCAGCGGCGTCGGGGGCCAGCTGCTCTGGAGGAAGTCGCTCAGAGAGCCGTTGATCTCTGTTCAGTGTGGACTCCAGACAGGAAGTTCAGATCCACTGCACTCGTCTGCCTGCGTCCTAATCAGCTCGGGTCACGTGATCGCCATCAACGCCTCCACAG GATGGACGTTGTGGACGACGGCTGTAGGAGATGTGGAGTCTCACGCTGTTCTGCTGCCGGATCTACAGGGAGACGCCTTTCCAGACCTGCTGATCGCAACACTGCCGGAGGAAAAG GTGTCTGATCTAGCTCTGGTCCTGATCTCTGGCCGCTCGGGTGCTCTGATTGGCCGGCCGGTGAACTTTAACCTCACGGCTCAGGGGAAGCTGATTGGTCCGCTGCTGCACGAGACGCAAGCAGGAGCCTACTACGTGCTGTTCGGactgg gtacgGTGGAGGccgtctccctctccctcatctaCAGTAGAGCGACGGGTCAGACGGCAGCGTCTCGAGTTCGTCTGAAGGAGCCCAGCTGGGAGCGTCTGAGGAAGAGCAACTCGTCCTCACTCATTCACATCAGCAG tgtctCTGAGCAGGTGGACTTCCTGCTCTCTCTGGTGGTGGGCTCATGTCAGCGTCTCAGGAATCTGGATGGAGTGTCAGCGCTGAACTGCAGTCGCAGTGACTGGATTGTGCTGAGTAACTCCAGCAGACGTCTGTCTGTGCTGAGAGCCAGCGACACTCGGCCCGTCTGGAGCCTAGGCCTCGCCTCCTTGCGCAC tCGTCCCGCAGCGGGCCACTTTAATGACGACGGCGTTCCTGATCTGCTCATTCATCAGTCAGCCAATGGTGTGAGGAAG GTGAAGATTGTGGATGGCGCGCGGGGGCGGAGCCTGTGGGAGGCAGAGTTTGTGTGTCCTCGTCTGGCGGTGGAGGATTCGTCGGTCCTGACGGCTTCCGGCCAATCGGTGTTCCTCTTCTGGGCGGGGGATCCGCTGGCGCAGCCGCAGAACGTCTCCAAGGCAACGCCCCTCTGCAGATCACATGACTGGCACAAGTGCTCAGAGCAGCGTCTCATTGGCTGTGTTCGTGTCCCACAGGTGGCAGAGCCGGTGCTCCGCAAGCTCTTCCTGCTCCACCCGAAGTATCCCACAATCCTCCTGGAGCTCAGCAGCACCACAGACACCATCCTCAGCGCCGCCG tgAGCTACCAGGCGCAGCAGAAGGACGCGTCCTACATCAGTGTGTCGTCTCGTCCCTCGGCCGGCCGTGCTCTCGGTGCTCAGATGCTGCAGATGCTCAGTCTGAGAGCGGCCGTCGCAGATGCCAGGATCCTTCAgctgacagacacagacaaaccCAGCGCTTTCCAGCTGCGCAAGATCTTCAGACGCCTGGCCTTCAGACAG TGA